A single window of Corythoichthys intestinalis isolate RoL2023-P3 chromosome 21, ASM3026506v1, whole genome shotgun sequence DNA harbors:
- the LOC130909687 gene encoding uncharacterized protein LOC130909687, which yields MFLAVESRQLSENDRRILAMQALCRNPDPMASFLPVVVESPLLLPPQPPSLPGPLTLPGPLTLPGQPSLPLPAASSSSSSTATRRPAGRWPAKPRTGPQIQNVTSSVKLGCDLDLEFIARNSWNVQHLSTVFKSLVMKIRKPQTTARIFQSGILFCTGAKSENESRVAARKFAFKILKLGYPARFLDFKVLNIGGTCKTFPINLEDLFLAHQDHCSYEPELFPALQYNFRPGMTASIFSSGSVSLVGAKTEDEFFSAFRTLDAILTNFKRT from the exons ATGTTTCTGGCGGTGGAAAGCCGACAGCTGTCCGAGAACGACCGCAGGATTTTGGCCATGCAGGCGCTGTGCAGGAACCCCGACCCGATGGCCTCCTTCCTCCCGGTGGTGGTGGAATCCCCGCTGCTTCTGCCCCCGCAGCCGCCGTCTCTTCCAGGGCCGCTCACTCTCCCTGGGCCGCTCACTCTCCCTGGGCAGCCCTCTCTTCCTCTTCCAGCTGCATCCTCCTCATCCTCCTCCACAGCCACGCGCAGGCCCGCCGGCCGCTGGCCCGCAAAGCCCCGCACCGGCCCGCAGATTCA GAACGTGACGTCTTCGGTGAAACTGGGGTGTGATCTGGATTTGGAGTTCATAGCTCGGAACTCGTGGAACGTGCAGCACCTGTCGACG GTCTTCAAGTCACTAGTCATGAAGATCCGCAAGCCCCAGACCACAGCCAGAATCTTCCAGTCTGGAATCCTTTTCTGCACAGGAGCCAAGAG CGAGAACGAGTCTCGCGTGGCTGCCAGGAAGTTTGCCTTTAAAATCCTGAAGCTGGGCTACCCGGCACGCTTCCTGGACTTCAAGGTGCTCAACATCGGCGGAACTTGCAAAACGTTCCCGATCAACCTGGAGGATCTGTTCTTGGCCCACCAAGACCACTGCAG TTACGAACCGGAGCTGTTTCCTGCGCTGCAGTACAACTTCCGACCCGGTATGACAGCATCCATCTTCTCGTCTGGCTCTGTCTCGTTGGTTG GGGCTAAAACAGAGGATGAATTCTTCAGTGCGTTTCGCACCCTGGATGCCATCTTAACCAATTTCAAAAGGACGTGA